The following coding sequences lie in one Brachionichthys hirsutus isolate HB-005 chromosome 15, CSIRO-AGI_Bhir_v1, whole genome shotgun sequence genomic window:
- the best4 gene encoding LOW QUALITY PROTEIN: bestrophin-4 (The sequence of the model RefSeq protein was modified relative to this genomic sequence to represent the inferred CDS: substituted 1 base at 1 genomic stop codon), which translates to MTVSYTLEVADARFGGFSKLLFRWKGSIYRLLYKELLVFCGVYLFFSLLYRFMLTPEQQDVFERIALYSDQFTNTSFIPVLFVLGFYMTMAFNRWWAQYTSFPLPDNLMMAVSGNVHGADEGGRLLRRTLMRYANLSSVLILRSISTRVLKRFPTLEHVVEAGFMTTHEQKLFESLHSDFNKYWMPLTWFSNLASRAREEGRVRDDIALRLLMDELNNYRAKWSLLFHYDWISIPLVYTQVVTIAVYSFFAFCVIGRQFLNPQKGYKDHKLDMYVPVFTLLQFFYYAGWLKVGELIINPFGEDDDDFESNQLIDXNIQVSMLAVDAMYQSLAPIVMAKLWAQTYFSIPYTLSTAAETLKAPFKGSTFDMRMSVEDLENHPPMETAGNKQCLHFKGCLGDGLDRILQRGKGFLRGRSLPSLTDISSQLNEEDDDGATLKNSINDSSLKEQEKAFIEVIVEQNL; encoded by the exons ATGACCGTTTCTTACACTCTGGAAGTGGCCGATGCCAGATTCGGCGGCTTCTCCAAGCTCCTGTTCAGGTGGAAGGGAAGCATCTACCGGCTGCTCTACAAGGAGCTCCTGGTGTTTTGTGGGGTTTACCTGTTTTTCAGTTTGCTGTACAG GTTCATGCTGACTCCAGAGCAGCAGGATGTGTTCGAGCGCATCGCCCTTTACAGCGATCAGTTCACCAACACCAGCTTCATCCCGGTTCTGTTCGTGTTGG GCTTCTACATGACCATGGCGTTTAATCGATGGTGGGCTCAGTACACCAGCTTCCCGCTGCCTGACAATCTGATGATGGCGGTGTCCGGGAACGTCCACGGGGCGGATGAGGGGGGCCGTTTGCTGAGACGGACTCTCATGAGATATGCCAATTTATCCTCGGTGCTTATTCTGCGCTCCATTAGCACGCGAGTTCTCAAGCGCTTCCCGACGCTGGAGCACGTGGTGGAGGCCG GATTTATGACAACACACGAGCAGAAGCTGTTTGAGTCCCTACACTCGGATTTCAACAAATATTGGATGCCTTTGACTTGGTTCTCCAATTTGGCCTCCCGGGCGCGAGAGGAGGGCCGAGTGAGGGATGACATCGCTTTGAGACTGCTGATGGAT GAGCTAAATAATTACAGAGCCAAGTGGAGCCTCTTGTTCCACTATGACTGGATAAGCATCCCTCTTGTCTACACTCAG GTAGTCACTATCGCTGTTTACTCTTTTTTTGCCTTCTGCGTCATTGGGAGACAATTTCTGAACCCTCAGAAAGGATACAAGGACCACAAGCTGGACATGTACGTCCCAGTTTTCACCCTGCTGCAGTTCTTCTACTATGCTGGCTGGCTCAAG GTGGGGGAGCTGATCATCAATCCCTTCGGGGAGGATGACGATGACTTTGAAAGCAACCAGCTGATTGACTGAAACATTCAG gTTTCAATGCTGGCTGTAGATGCCATGTATCAGAGCCTGGCTCCCATTGTGATGGCCAAGCTCTGGGCTCAGACATATTTTTCCATTCCTTACACGCTGTCAACAGCCGCAGAGACTCTGAAAGCACCTTTTAAAGGCTCCACGTTTGACATGAG GATGAGTGTAGAGGATCTTGAGAATCACCCACCTATGGAAACTGCTGGAAATAAGCAGTGTTTGCATTTTAAGGGCTGTCTGGGTGATGGTCTCGACAGGATTCTGCAGAGGGGCAAAGGCTTCCTGCGAGGTAGGAGCCTCCCCTCCCTGACGGATATCTCGTCACAgctgaatgaggaagatgacgaCGGTGCTACGCTGAAGAATAGCATCAATGACTCAAGCCTCAAAGAACAAGAAAAGGCATTCATAGAAGTCATAGTGGAACaaaatctgtaa